One Fuerstiella marisgermanici DNA window includes the following coding sequences:
- a CDS encoding creatininase family protein codes for MHLAELKWPDVRDLSRNTPVVIPVAAMEQHGHHMPLFTDSMLATEVVQRAHETLGDKILVAPLMWLGNSHHHMDFPGTVSADPRLYLDLLCGLADNFITHGFTSIVFINGHGGNDVPGRQAVFELRQRYRDRSDLLLLFGTYWLLGSEPREFVADLQQEEMGHAGEWETSMMLSIAPHLVGDYQDCADVMPGNPFLPANRGWIMPDRSKPGHVGIPSAATVKKGDGLLACFAKDVTSMLDRVIAWDGSAWEG; via the coding sequence ATGCATCTTGCCGAACTTAAATGGCCCGACGTTCGTGATCTCAGCCGGAACACGCCAGTCGTGATTCCCGTTGCGGCGATGGAACAGCATGGACATCACATGCCACTGTTCACGGATAGCATGCTGGCAACGGAAGTTGTGCAGCGAGCCCACGAAACGCTGGGCGACAAGATATTGGTCGCACCGCTGATGTGGCTGGGAAATTCGCATCACCACATGGACTTTCCCGGAACGGTATCTGCCGATCCCCGTTTGTATCTCGACCTATTGTGCGGCCTGGCGGACAACTTCATCACTCACGGATTCACCAGCATCGTGTTCATCAATGGGCACGGCGGAAACGACGTCCCGGGCCGCCAGGCGGTGTTTGAATTGCGACAGCGTTACCGCGACCGTTCTGATCTACTGCTGTTGTTCGGCACATACTGGCTGCTCGGCAGTGAGCCGCGAGAATTCGTTGCTGACTTGCAACAGGAAGAGATGGGGCATGCCGGGGAATGGGAAACATCAATGATGCTGTCCATCGCGCCCCATTTGGTCGGTGACTATCAGGACTGTGCCGACGTCATGCCAGGGAATCCATTCCTTCCGGCCAATCGAGGCTGGATTATGCCGGACCGTTCTAAACCGGGACACGTCGGAATCCCATCTGCGGCGACGGTCAAAAAAGGCGACGGGCTGTTAGCCTGTTTCGCAAAAGATGTCACCAGTATGCTGGACCGCGTCATCGCGTGGGACGGATCTGCGTGGGAAGGGTGA
- a CDS encoding Gfo/Idh/MocA family protein codes for MQESATKATRRSFLQTAATTGAAAMAPMFIPASVLGRNGAVAPSERVIVAGIGIGRRGGYDLSCFLPQKDVQFVAVADIKKKRQGEVKAIVDKHYGNEKCETYRDFRDVLDRSDIDAVLIATGPNWHATAAMTAAKAGKDMYCEKPVTKNISQSLILADTMRRTGRIFQAGTQRRNLPHFAFACELARTGKLGKLKRVYAHPAGMQALMSGWLVPETAPDPDVVDWDMYLGPAAWRPYNPKLLDGFNFEKGGGFVGAFNGGGVLEWGSHCVDLCQWAVDDCLPPVEYNAPKNGELMARYENGTELIFREKGWIPLGSCPVRFEGETGWVEAGDSGKMVLSSPELLAGRDVEEIGGYPATFHVRDFLDCVKTRRQPRGNAQAACNAHIACHAANIALTLDRTVNFDNATNSFVNDEAANRLRSEALREPWRL; via the coding sequence ATGCAAGAGTCCGCGACAAAGGCTACTCGCCGTTCCTTTCTTCAGACGGCCGCGACCACTGGTGCCGCAGCGATGGCACCGATGTTTATTCCCGCATCGGTACTTGGCCGAAATGGTGCGGTGGCCCCGAGCGAGCGAGTGATCGTGGCGGGCATTGGGATCGGTCGACGCGGTGGCTATGACCTCAGCTGCTTTCTGCCTCAAAAAGATGTGCAGTTTGTGGCTGTGGCAGACATCAAAAAGAAACGCCAGGGCGAAGTGAAGGCGATCGTCGACAAGCACTACGGCAATGAGAAGTGTGAAACCTATCGGGACTTCCGCGATGTTCTCGACCGCAGCGATATCGATGCTGTTCTGATTGCGACCGGGCCGAACTGGCACGCCACAGCAGCGATGACCGCTGCCAAAGCTGGTAAGGATATGTACTGTGAAAAACCGGTCACGAAAAACATCAGCCAGAGTCTAATTCTGGCAGACACGATGCGTCGTACCGGTCGCATCTTTCAGGCGGGCACTCAGCGCCGCAACCTTCCTCACTTCGCCTTTGCCTGCGAATTGGCTCGCACAGGAAAACTCGGGAAACTGAAACGAGTGTACGCTCACCCTGCCGGAATGCAGGCTTTGATGAGTGGCTGGCTGGTGCCGGAAACCGCACCCGACCCGGATGTCGTCGACTGGGACATGTATCTTGGGCCTGCGGCATGGCGTCCATACAACCCCAAATTGCTGGACGGTTTTAACTTCGAAAAGGGGGGCGGTTTTGTTGGCGCGTTCAACGGTGGCGGAGTGCTGGAATGGGGGTCGCACTGTGTCGATCTTTGCCAGTGGGCCGTCGACGATTGTTTGCCTCCCGTGGAGTACAACGCTCCGAAGAACGGAGAATTGATGGCTCGGTATGAAAACGGCACGGAGCTGATCTTCCGCGAAAAGGGATGGATTCCACTGGGTTCCTGCCCCGTGCGATTCGAAGGAGAAACTGGCTGGGTGGAAGCCGGAGACAGCGGCAAGATGGTGTTAAGTTCGCCGGAACTGCTGGCCGGTCGTGACGTGGAAGAAATCGGCGGCTATCCCGCGACCTTCCATGTTCGTGACTTCCTTGATTGTGTGAAGACGCGTCGGCAGCCCAGAGGGAATGCTCAGGCCGCCTGCAACGCCCACATTGCCTGCCACGCCGCGAACATCGCGCTGACGCTGGATCGTACGGTGAACTTTGACAACGCGACAAATTCCTTCGTGAATGATGAGGCGGCGAATCGTCTGAGATCAGAAGCATTGCGAGAACCGTGGCGGCTGTAA
- a CDS encoding HEAT repeat domain-containing protein, whose amino-acid sequence MNKIQYSTLLIVFIVASVVAVNSAQADEAPAKEAEFLAVLRSDVADSEKALACKSLAIYGSAAAVADLAKLLPHERLSSWARIALEAIPGSESDAALRTAAGSLNGRLLIGMINSIGVRGDADAVDLLAQRLKDSDAQVASAAAVALGKIGNAAATLTLRTALAGAPEEVRSAVAEGCVLCAERAHNAGELSDAVEIFDEVRAADVPLQRVIEATRGAILARQQDGIPLLMETLNSDNKSLFQLALGTVREFPGAEIDKVLAKSFSQAAPARAALIIQAMSDRVDTVDLTVVLQAAENGNNVVRLSAIDALQRIGDDSCLELLLKIALNDDEELANAAKETLAVLPGESVDGEIGVKLPTASGERYKLLLQLVAQRRIVSEVAEVEKALEHSDASVRQAGFEALGEIVSLQRLPILVSQVVRPSHSEDADVAELALKTASVRMPDREACASELAKALGSAPLVAKVKLLEIISNVGGKTALATLASTAVDKEDAMQDAASRLLGKWNGVEAAPVLLDLSKNAPAEKYRVRALRGYIGLARKFAMPEKQRAKMCENAVTGTNRTSERKLVLDVLKLHPSIDGLELATRMSRQLPSLKTDASAAALVIGQKLEAKGVDVSKLMSGVGLEKVKLEIISATYGAGNRQKDVTDAIRKLAGDLPLITLTHKSYNDSFGGDPASGVVKQLKIEYRMDGKKGTASFPENALIVLPVPKS is encoded by the coding sequence ATGAACAAGATTCAATATTCAACCCTGCTAATTGTCTTCATCGTTGCTTCGGTCGTTGCCGTAAATTCGGCGCAGGCCGATGAAGCGCCTGCGAAGGAAGCTGAATTTTTGGCCGTACTTCGATCTGATGTTGCAGATTCGGAAAAGGCGTTGGCCTGTAAGAGCCTGGCGATCTATGGATCGGCGGCGGCCGTGGCCGATCTGGCCAAACTATTGCCACACGAACGGCTTTCATCGTGGGCTCGAATCGCCCTGGAAGCCATTCCCGGTTCAGAATCTGACGCTGCACTGCGAACGGCAGCCGGTTCTTTAAACGGTCGGCTACTGATCGGCATGATCAATTCCATCGGTGTGCGCGGCGACGCTGACGCGGTTGATCTTCTGGCTCAACGATTGAAGGATTCTGACGCTCAAGTCGCTTCGGCGGCGGCTGTTGCTTTGGGAAAAATCGGAAACGCGGCCGCAACTCTGACCCTGCGAACGGCGTTGGCAGGCGCGCCGGAAGAAGTTCGATCTGCTGTTGCCGAAGGTTGCGTGTTGTGTGCTGAGCGGGCGCACAATGCTGGTGAGTTATCGGATGCCGTGGAAATCTTTGACGAAGTGCGCGCTGCCGATGTGCCGTTGCAGCGAGTTATCGAAGCGACTCGAGGGGCCATTTTGGCTCGACAGCAGGACGGGATTCCTTTGCTGATGGAGACACTGAATTCGGACAACAAGAGTCTGTTTCAATTGGCATTGGGGACGGTTCGTGAATTTCCAGGAGCAGAAATCGACAAGGTGCTGGCGAAGTCATTTAGCCAGGCTGCTCCAGCGCGAGCCGCCTTGATCATTCAGGCGATGTCGGATCGTGTCGACACGGTCGATCTGACTGTTGTTTTGCAGGCTGCAGAAAACGGAAACAACGTTGTACGCCTGTCTGCCATCGATGCTCTGCAACGCATCGGTGATGATTCGTGCCTGGAATTGCTGCTGAAGATCGCGCTGAATGATGATGAGGAACTGGCGAACGCTGCGAAGGAGACACTGGCTGTTCTGCCGGGAGAAAGTGTCGACGGGGAAATCGGAGTTAAGCTGCCGACGGCTTCCGGCGAGCGTTACAAGCTGCTACTGCAGTTGGTGGCTCAGCGTCGAATCGTTTCTGAAGTGGCTGAGGTGGAAAAGGCCCTCGAACATTCTGACGCGTCTGTGCGGCAAGCGGGTTTTGAGGCTTTGGGCGAAATCGTTTCGCTGCAGAGATTGCCAATTTTGGTTTCGCAGGTCGTCCGTCCGTCACATTCAGAAGACGCGGACGTCGCGGAACTGGCACTAAAGACTGCCAGCGTCCGCATGCCTGATCGAGAAGCGTGCGCCAGTGAGCTCGCGAAAGCACTCGGTTCCGCACCGTTGGTTGCGAAAGTGAAATTGCTGGAAATCATCAGCAACGTCGGCGGCAAAACGGCGTTGGCAACTTTGGCGTCGACCGCTGTTGATAAAGAGGACGCTATGCAGGACGCCGCCAGTCGACTTCTGGGCAAATGGAACGGCGTGGAAGCCGCACCTGTTTTGCTGGACCTGTCGAAGAACGCACCGGCCGAAAAGTACCGCGTGCGCGCACTTCGCGGCTACATCGGCCTCGCTCGGAAGTTTGCAATGCCGGAAAAGCAAAGAGCGAAGATGTGCGAGAACGCGGTGACGGGAACCAATCGAACGTCTGAACGCAAACTCGTTCTTGACGTGCTGAAGTTGCATCCGAGTATTGATGGGTTGGAGTTGGCGACCAGAATGAGCCGACAGTTGCCGAGCCTGAAGACTGATGCTTCCGCTGCTGCTTTGGTGATTGGTCAGAAACTGGAGGCCAAGGGCGTCGATGTGTCTAAGCTGATGAGTGGTGTCGGTTTGGAAAAGGTGAAGCTTGAAATCATCAGTGCGACATATGGGGCCGGAAATCGGCAGAAGGATGTTACTGACGCAATCCGCAAACTTGCGGGAGACCTTCCGCTCATTACGCTGACCCACAAGAGTTACAACGACAGCTTTGGAGGCGACCCGGCATCTGGCGTGGTGAAGCAGCTGAAGATTGAGTATCGCATGGACGGGAAAAAGGGGACGGCGTCGTTCCCGGAGAACGCTTTGATCGTGCTACCTGTGCCGAAATCGTAA
- a CDS encoding DUF1501 domain-containing protein: MQHPRRQFLWNIGGGFGGLAAAQMLAQDAVSAQSVQPTQEFNGGLHHPAKVKRIIQLFMTGGASPMDTFDYKPELERLHGQKLGPKEKPEGFTAPAGAIMKSPFAFKQHGECGQWVSSVFPHQAEVVDEMAFLMAMQSKTNVHGPATYMMNSGFVLPGFPSMGAWISYGLGNLTDNLPTFVVLPDAKGLPYNQKGPFSSGFLPAVHQGTVIQANGDKTVRDLFPDPKHAFATREADAEGFELLNKLNTEHAAINPDDSQLESRIRSYELAAKLQLSAPEAFDTNKETAETHKAYGTDNPVTEDFARRCLLARRLVERGTRFVQVWSGPQGATGNWDNHGSIPKELPPIAASVDQPIAALLRDLKARGLFEDTLLIWTTEFGRTPFAQGGDGRDHNGGSFVTWLAGAGIKAGTSYGQSDDWGYKAEEGKTYCYDFHATVLHLLGIDHKRLTFRQSGIDRRLTDVHGHVVKEILS, encoded by the coding sequence ATGCAACACCCGCGACGGCAGTTTCTATGGAACATCGGTGGCGGATTCGGTGGTCTCGCCGCCGCGCAGATGCTTGCTCAGGATGCCGTGTCAGCGCAGAGTGTTCAGCCGACACAGGAATTCAACGGAGGCCTGCATCACCCGGCCAAGGTAAAGCGAATTATTCAACTGTTCATGACAGGCGGCGCCAGCCCCATGGACACGTTTGACTACAAACCCGAACTGGAACGCCTGCACGGGCAGAAACTCGGCCCCAAAGAAAAGCCCGAAGGTTTCACTGCACCAGCGGGCGCCATTATGAAGAGTCCGTTTGCGTTCAAGCAACATGGCGAATGCGGCCAATGGGTCAGCAGCGTGTTTCCGCATCAGGCCGAAGTCGTGGACGAGATGGCCTTTTTGATGGCCATGCAATCGAAGACAAACGTACACGGCCCCGCGACGTATATGATGAATTCGGGATTCGTGCTGCCCGGCTTTCCATCGATGGGAGCGTGGATTTCATACGGCCTGGGAAATCTCACCGACAACCTGCCCACGTTCGTTGTGCTACCCGATGCGAAGGGGCTGCCGTACAACCAAAAAGGACCGTTTTCATCCGGCTTCCTGCCCGCCGTGCACCAGGGCACCGTCATTCAAGCCAACGGTGATAAGACAGTGCGTGACCTCTTCCCGGATCCAAAACACGCATTTGCAACTCGCGAAGCTGACGCTGAGGGGTTCGAACTGCTCAATAAGCTGAACACCGAACACGCTGCGATCAACCCCGATGATTCTCAGCTGGAATCGCGCATTCGATCTTATGAACTTGCCGCAAAGCTGCAGTTGTCTGCGCCGGAAGCTTTCGACACGAACAAAGAAACAGCGGAAACTCACAAAGCATACGGCACCGATAATCCGGTTACCGAAGACTTTGCGCGACGCTGCCTGTTGGCTCGACGCCTTGTGGAGCGAGGAACTCGTTTCGTCCAGGTGTGGAGCGGTCCGCAGGGAGCCACCGGTAACTGGGACAATCACGGCAGCATTCCCAAAGAACTTCCCCCCATCGCGGCTTCCGTCGATCAACCAATCGCCGCACTACTGCGAGATCTGAAAGCTCGCGGGTTATTCGAAGACACGCTGCTAATCTGGACCACCGAATTTGGTCGCACTCCGTTTGCTCAGGGAGGTGACGGGCGAGACCACAACGGCGGCTCCTTCGTCACATGGCTGGCCGGAGCTGGAATCAAAGCCGGCACCAGCTACGGCCAAAGCGACGACTGGGGCTACAAGGCCGAAGAAGGTAAAACGTACTGCTACGATTTCCACGCAACCGTCTTACATCTATTGGGCATCGACCACAAACGCCTGACCTTTCGGCAAAGCGGGATCGATCGCCGATTAACCGATGTCCACGGACACGTTGTAAAGGAGATTCTTTCGTAA
- a CDS encoding PSD1 and planctomycete cytochrome C domain-containing protein has protein sequence MSPSCRILFCIAAFSLLLLSRNSPAQEAATTTAGNLFFTEKIEPILKRYCFECHSHESDSMSGGLTLDSRNGWTTGGDHGPAIVPKKPDESLLIQAVRRDSEELQMPPGERLSQETVALLVEWVKRGAVDPRKPVTPGKSPGAPLDWWSLRPLVRPEVPSLNGQNKPGNPIDAFVQHKLQSAELTPTNPADRRTLIRRAYFDLHGLPPTPDNVKAFADDAAPGAWEKIIDGLLNSPRYGERWARHWLDTVHFADTHGCEHDVFRPNAWRYRDYVIDSFNHDTPWPRFIREQLAADHFFPKQTNLTPALGFIAAGPLELSRASTAPVTFDYLDRDDMVTQTMAAFASTTANCARCHDHKFDPITQEDYYSLQAVFAGIGKGDIEFDASPEIAAQRQHWTALIDRADRGELSNDKSKEIANLAKSWEASAAEQPALWTTLCPTVFVSSGGATLKRLDDDSLLATGHRPDTDTYTISAPLALNSLTALRLEVLPDESLPAKGPGRCDNGNLHLNEVEIYLNDNESRRLNIRSAVADWDQEGWTIDHSLDSNVKTAWGIYPKVGEAHHAVFELEEAAKLKADSQVTVVLKQLHGGSHLIGRCRMYATDADGAAAKVVPQAVAAAMKVPKSERTPEQHNAVLSFAVKSVAEQRLKALPPQSSVYAASPWYSRSTKLTQPMTPQVVRVLNRGSIDQPGEVASPGSLSAIPTLPGRFELSDAQNESFRRAALADWLAARENPLTRRSVVNRVWAKHFGRGICDTLNDFGRMGGEPSHPQLLDWLAVWFRDDANGSVKELHRLIMTSQTYQRSCQLHEKAGHRDPNNRLLWRMNRHSLDAESFRDAVLQISGRIDLTMYGPGIQQFTQSKGAQATPELDYDAFDWTSEVAARRNIYRVVWRGIADPFMESLDFPDLGLLAPKRSHSVSALQALATFNNDFVLHHSEVLANKLSAKFSTSRDQIREACRLVYLREPRSGEREMLLTYTNKHGLAATCRLLFNSNEFMFVD, from the coding sequence GTGAGTCCATCCTGCCGAATCCTTTTCTGCATAGCCGCATTTTCACTGCTGCTGCTGAGCCGAAACTCGCCTGCACAGGAGGCTGCGACGACCACGGCGGGCAATCTTTTCTTCACGGAAAAGATTGAACCGATTTTGAAACGGTATTGCTTCGAATGCCATTCTCATGAATCCGATAGCATGAGCGGTGGCCTGACGCTGGATTCCCGGAACGGTTGGACAACGGGAGGCGACCACGGGCCGGCTATTGTTCCGAAGAAGCCGGACGAAAGTCTGCTGATCCAGGCGGTGCGTCGCGACAGTGAAGAGTTACAGATGCCTCCCGGTGAAAGGCTGTCGCAGGAAACCGTCGCACTGTTGGTCGAATGGGTCAAACGAGGGGCCGTCGATCCTCGCAAGCCGGTGACGCCAGGTAAATCGCCCGGCGCCCCACTCGATTGGTGGTCATTGCGTCCGTTGGTTCGTCCGGAAGTCCCGTCACTGAATGGCCAAAACAAACCGGGAAACCCCATCGACGCGTTTGTGCAGCACAAGCTGCAATCAGCGGAACTGACTCCAACGAATCCTGCAGATCGTCGAACGCTCATCCGTCGCGCCTACTTCGATCTACACGGATTGCCGCCGACACCAGACAATGTTAAAGCGTTTGCCGATGATGCGGCCCCTGGAGCATGGGAAAAAATCATCGACGGCCTTTTGAATTCACCACGGTACGGGGAACGGTGGGCTCGCCACTGGCTGGACACCGTTCACTTCGCCGACACACACGGCTGCGAACACGATGTGTTTCGGCCGAACGCCTGGCGCTATCGCGACTATGTCATTGACAGCTTCAACCATGACACACCGTGGCCCCGTTTTATTCGTGAACAACTTGCCGCGGATCACTTCTTTCCGAAACAAACCAATCTCACTCCGGCGTTGGGATTCATTGCAGCCGGGCCGCTGGAACTCAGCCGCGCCAGCACGGCACCTGTGACGTTCGACTATCTCGACCGCGACGACATGGTGACCCAAACGATGGCCGCATTCGCCAGCACGACAGCCAATTGCGCACGCTGTCACGATCACAAGTTCGATCCGATCACCCAGGAAGACTATTACTCGCTGCAGGCGGTATTTGCTGGCATCGGCAAAGGCGACATCGAATTTGACGCTTCCCCGGAAATCGCAGCCCAACGTCAACACTGGACCGCGTTGATCGATCGGGCCGATCGAGGTGAGCTATCCAACGACAAGTCCAAAGAAATTGCAAACCTCGCGAAAAGCTGGGAAGCATCTGCTGCCGAACAACCCGCCTTGTGGACGACGCTTTGCCCCACTGTGTTTGTATCGTCAGGTGGCGCCACATTAAAACGCCTTGATGATGATTCACTGCTGGCAACTGGTCATCGACCGGATACCGACACGTATACCATCAGCGCACCGCTGGCTTTAAATTCTCTAACGGCCCTTCGCCTTGAAGTCCTGCCCGACGAAAGTCTTCCGGCAAAAGGTCCGGGCCGTTGTGACAATGGCAATCTTCATTTGAACGAAGTGGAAATCTATCTGAACGACAACGAATCGCGCCGACTGAACATTCGCAGTGCGGTGGCCGATTGGGACCAGGAAGGCTGGACGATCGACCATTCGCTGGATTCCAACGTGAAGACCGCATGGGGAATTTATCCGAAAGTGGGCGAAGCTCATCACGCCGTGTTTGAGCTCGAAGAGGCAGCAAAGCTGAAAGCGGACAGTCAGGTTACCGTGGTGTTAAAGCAACTGCACGGAGGATCCCACCTGATTGGTCGCTGCCGAATGTATGCGACCGATGCGGACGGAGCTGCCGCGAAAGTTGTACCCCAAGCCGTTGCCGCAGCGATGAAGGTCCCAAAATCCGAACGGACTCCCGAACAACACAACGCGGTGCTGTCTTTTGCAGTGAAGTCGGTTGCTGAACAAAGGCTGAAGGCACTGCCGCCACAATCATCCGTCTATGCGGCTTCGCCGTGGTATTCCCGATCAACGAAACTCACACAGCCGATGACTCCCCAAGTGGTCCGCGTGCTGAATCGAGGAAGCATTGACCAGCCGGGAGAGGTCGCTTCGCCGGGCTCTCTGTCGGCCATCCCAACGCTGCCGGGCCGGTTCGAGCTGTCCGACGCTCAAAACGAATCGTTTCGGCGAGCGGCATTGGCCGACTGGCTGGCAGCTCGCGAAAATCCGTTAACGCGGCGAAGCGTCGTGAATCGCGTGTGGGCGAAACACTTCGGTCGCGGCATCTGCGACACGCTCAACGACTTCGGACGCATGGGCGGCGAACCGTCTCACCCGCAACTTCTTGACTGGCTCGCGGTGTGGTTTCGCGATGACGCTAACGGTTCTGTGAAAGAACTGCATCGTTTAATCATGACGTCGCAGACCTATCAGCGGAGTTGCCAGTTACATGAAAAGGCAGGACACCGCGATCCAAACAATCGATTGCTCTGGCGAATGAATCGACATTCCCTGGACGCTGAATCGTTTCGCGATGCAGTGCTGCAGATTTCCGGGCGTATCGATTTAACGATGTACGGCCCCGGAATTCAGCAATTCACGCAGTCGAAAGGAGCTCAGGCCACCCCGGAACTGGACTATGACGCCTTTGACTGGACGTCTGAGGTGGCTGCTCGACGCAATATTTACCGCGTTGTCTGGCGAGGCATCGCGGATCCGTTTATGGAGTCACTCGATTTTCCGGACCTTGGCCTTCTTGCCCCGAAACGCAGCCATTCTGTTTCAGCCCTGCAAGCGTTGGCCACGTTTAACAACGATTTCGTACTCCACCACAGTGAAGTGTTGGCAAATAAACTATCAGCGAAATTTTCAACGAGTCGCGATCAAATTCGCGAGGCGTGCCGGTTGGTCTACCTGCGAGAGCCTCGATCAGGTGAACGCGAAATGTTACTCACATACACAAACAAGCACGGACTCGCCGCCACGTGTCGGCTTCTGTTCAACAGTAACGAGTTCATGTTTGTGGATTGA
- a CDS encoding Gfo/Idh/MocA family protein, whose translation MKRRSFLIASSATVASGFAQSPQPKRRVAVIGHTGRGNYGHGLDTVWQKIANTEIVAVADGNESGLANELKKLGIDRGYTDYRKMLSETRPEFVSVCPRHADQHHDMALAAIEAGVKGLYIEKPFCRTPAEADALIAACKKHGATIAVAHRNRYHPTLAQIDKLIADGELGKLLQIRGRGKGDRRGGGEDLWVLGSHIVNLIHYFAGAPKSCSAIMLQGGRRITAEDVKPGAEGLGLLAANEVHARYETQKGIVAYYDSIANDGTEGNAYCMQLIGSKGTVTIHIDRDPVAHFTPGNPYQPTAEPRPWIPISTAAVGLPENQKDVIASVHNHVLAVRDLIDACDNNRAPLCDAHAGAVTVEMICGVFESHRQGGKTVYFPLVQRENALSLL comes from the coding sequence ATGAAACGCCGTTCCTTCCTTATCGCATCTTCTGCAACCGTTGCATCAGGATTTGCTCAAAGTCCCCAGCCGAAGCGTCGCGTCGCCGTGATTGGACACACGGGGCGAGGCAACTATGGGCATGGACTCGACACCGTCTGGCAGAAGATCGCGAACACAGAAATCGTCGCGGTTGCTGACGGCAATGAATCGGGCCTCGCAAACGAACTGAAAAAGCTGGGCATCGATCGGGGATATACAGACTATCGAAAGATGCTGTCGGAAACGCGGCCCGAATTTGTTTCCGTGTGCCCGCGTCACGCAGATCAGCATCATGATATGGCGTTGGCTGCAATTGAAGCGGGCGTAAAAGGGCTCTACATCGAAAAGCCATTCTGTCGCACGCCCGCAGAAGCAGACGCTCTGATTGCGGCTTGTAAGAAGCACGGCGCGACGATCGCAGTGGCGCACCGAAACCGCTATCACCCGACGTTGGCTCAGATCGACAAACTAATTGCAGATGGCGAATTGGGAAAACTGCTGCAGATTCGCGGACGCGGCAAAGGCGACCGTCGTGGCGGGGGCGAAGATCTGTGGGTGCTTGGCAGTCACATTGTCAACCTGATCCACTATTTCGCTGGCGCACCGAAATCATGTTCTGCGATCATGCTTCAGGGTGGTCGTCGCATCACGGCGGAGGACGTCAAGCCGGGAGCAGAAGGGCTTGGACTGCTGGCTGCAAACGAAGTGCACGCTCGCTACGAAACGCAGAAAGGCATCGTCGCCTACTACGATTCCATCGCCAACGACGGAACAGAAGGAAACGCCTACTGCATGCAACTCATCGGCAGCAAAGGCACCGTGACCATTCACATCGATCGAGATCCCGTGGCCCACTTCACCCCCGGAAATCCGTACCAGCCAACCGCTGAGCCTCGCCCGTGGATTCCGATTTCAACGGCCGCCGTTGGATTGCCAGAGAACCAAAAAGACGTCATTGCCAGCGTACACAACCATGTCCTCGCCGTGCGAGACCTCATCGACGCCTGCGACAACAACCGCGCACCACTTTGCGACGCCCATGCCGGTGCTGTCACCGTCGAAATGATCTGCGGCGTTTTCGAATCTCACCGGCAAGGAGGCAAAACGGTCTACTTCCCACTCGTACAACGCGAAAACGCGCTGAGCCTGCTCTAG